The window CATTGAGAGAGAGTCTAGCTCCGTTGGATATACAGATAGAGAGAGCTACTGCTACAGGCCCATCTCCAccgtgaaagagagagagagagagagacaatcgccacttctttttgcagtgtgttatatttgatagctagatttgccttatttttcgtctcaagctttaagacgAGCATGCCAATTGTACggatgatttggatataatacatacctcattaTCAAACTCAAAGACTGACATTAATATAGCAGCTACGTAACCTGCGCAAGGTACACCAGTTGATctgcttctcctctctctctctctctctcccggaAGGAAGTGGATTGACTGGTACACCTCCTTTTTATCACTGCTGTATTGACATCgttaagttctatgggtctgatcctcaagtatgtgttatatacaagcCGAGCATGGCTTAAGACTTGAGACGAAAAGTAAAAcatatataactatcaagtggaccacattgcaaaaagtagTGAGGGATTAaccgttgaccattaaaacctttctaagtCATGGAagctctggatcaatatgaaatttgttttttctcttcattcagtcATCGTGACCTTACgagcagattagatggaaaatgaatgttatATTGGGCCTAAGAATtatttaaaggtgaaaatcattatctccgctgcaatttgtggtgtggtccatatgatctttgcaTATGATTCactttttgaataatgctctaaaatgatctctaaaaatagatgaacggtatagatataataaatagatcACTTAgagcccatgtaattttgatctcctttgaaccgttggtacaactcggagctcaaggagcgtcagtgctcttcttcgcatgacacgtacctacagcagcgatagagctggtgtgtggtacaccagccaatccgcttacgAGAGAGATTGCTGTTGCTGCGGCTGCTGGTACTGCTACTGGTAGTGGTAGTGTTACATACCTATCTCCATTAATGCTGGGAAAAAGGACCAAAGTCTTCAACGAAGAAGAACATGTTATAGCTCTAACATCCTCCATGAAAACCCACTTCACAAATCCAAAGATTTCCATTGAAAACGCTCTCATTAttagaaaaatcatgaatttcacATTTCTCCTTCATGGGGTTTCTCTAGCTTGctgaaaaattcaaattttcctgCTAAAACAGATCTTTACTCCTCAAAAAGAACTGTTTTTGTGCATTTCTTCTGTTGCTCTTTCTTGGGTTTTctccaatttgaaaaaaaaaataaaatcgctTCTTAGTCATCTAAAGCTGAAATTTCCAGCATATGCTCTGTATTTCCTTCTGGGTTCTTCTCtagagtaaaaaaataaaaaatcctcagcTGAAGCATcgaatcttcttttttttcatatgATTCTGTCTTTTTCATGGCTTTTCTCTGACTGAAAAGGCTCAGTATTTCCATTGAAATCACCTCAAAAGCCATCTTCTTTCCTATCAATGGCATATTCTGGAGCATTTCTAATCGTTGCCCTTTCATGGTTTCTCTTAATTTCCGATACACATCAATTGCAATCCTCCCAAACCGAGGTTCTTCAGCAGCTTAGGAAGCAGTTGGAATACCCAAAACCGTTGGAAACTTGGAATTACATGGGGGACCTCTGCAACACGACTTCCTCTCCAGCTTTACGCATTGCATGCGTCGGGAATTCTGTCACGGAGCTCCATATCATGGGCGAAAGGTCCGCCAAGGTTAGTACATTCGACGATGGCTCTTCAGTCCCAAATCAGACTCTATCACAGGATTTCTCAATAGATTCTTTCGTCACTACTCTGACGAGGCTAACCAACTTGAGAGTAGTCAGCTTGGTCTCAATGGGGATATGGGGCCCGCTTCCTGATAAAATCCATCGTTTGTATTCGCTTGAAGTTCTTGATTTGAGTTCGAATTTTCTGTACGGTTCGATTCCTCCCAAGATTGCTGCAATGGTAAAGCTTCAGTCTTTGACACTGGATGGCAATTTCTTTAATGACACGGTCCCAGATTGGTTAGATTCGTTCTCGAATTTGACGATGTTGAGCTTGAAGAACAATCATTTGAATGGGCCATTCCCACCATCAATCGGAAGAATCAGGACTCTTACTGATCTTGCTATGTCGCACAATCATATATCCGGTGGATTACCTGACTTGAGCAGCTTAACTAGCCTTAAGGTattggatttgagagagaacaGATTAGATTCTGCATTACCGCTCATGCCCAAGGGGCTCATCACCGTTCTGTTGAGTAGGAATTCATTTTCCAGTGAAATTCCTCAGCAATTTGGTGAACTGAATCAGCTTCAACGCCTCGATCTCTCATTCAATTTTCTCCGAGGAAAGCTGCCTGCAGCACTGTTCTCTTTACCGAACATCAGTTATTTCAATTTAGCGTCCAATATGCTAAGTGGGTCACTGCCTGGCAGTCTAAGCTGCAGCGGTGAACTTGGGTTTGTTGATATTTCCACTAATAGATTGACGGGTGGATTGCCTTTGTGCTTGAGTTCTAATTCGAACAAGCTGTTTGTCAAATATGATGGGAATTGTCTGTCTGTCGATCCTCAGCATCAGCATAACGAATCATATTGCGAAGAAATCGGTGTAAAAAAGATGTCTGGTGCCAACAGGATAGGGGTGTTGGTTGGTGTCATTGGGGGAGTTGCTGTTGTTTTGTTACTACTCGGCCTTGGATTTCTGGTTTTCTACAGAAGGTATCGTCTGCGAGGGAAGTCAGAACAGCATCTATTGCCAAAGCCTGTTCTGGAAAACAGATCGATGGGATTATCCTCTGAAGTTCTTGCAAATGCAAGTAGGGAGCATACTTCTGCCTTTTCAGCTTGATTTATTGTGTATTTTTCACTTAAACAGTCTTCAAGAGTCATTGGTTGTTTGTTTTATGGTTAGGCAGACTATGGCCTTTAATgaccattttctaaatggtggtgattcatgcACCGTACGGGTGGCATATATGTTGGGCAATCCAGACTGTCTGGATGGATCTAACCTGAAGATTGGACTAGTCAGATGATCTTAACTATCTGATTATGCCCATTGAGTTTGGACTGCTGACCAGTTTATTTTAGCCACCCATTGGATGGTTGCTGATTGGACGGTTAAGGTCATTGAATGGGCATAATTTTCAGCCTAACCTCAATCCAATTGGACCACCCAATTTGGACAGTCTACACTTgagattgatgtatgtgtatgtggtGTTTATGGTGGGTAAGCGATCGCCACTTAAATGTCGTAGCAGACACAAACAATGCTCTTGTCTGCTTTTTATTTGGCAAAATCCGAGAAGAATCTTTTTActgttttttcttttatactCCTCTTTTTCTCAGTCTGACCTTGCCAAACTCTTCTTAAGAGGCTCTTTCCTACTCTCGAAATGAAGCAAGTTCGATTACATGTGGCCATCCCACAGTGGCTATGATGTTTGGTCATTGTGTGGGTAGTTAACCGTTATCCATGCcctgcccccccccccctcccttttTGTAAATTTCACATAAAGCTTGTTATTGG is drawn from Magnolia sinica isolate HGM2019 chromosome 5, MsV1, whole genome shotgun sequence and contains these coding sequences:
- the LOC131246313 gene encoding probable inactive leucine-rich repeat receptor-like protein kinase At3g03770, whose product is MAYSGAFLIVALSWFLLISDTHQLQSSQTEVLQQLRKQLEYPKPLETWNYMGDLCNTTSSPALRIACVGNSVTELHIMGERSAKVSTFDDGSSVPNQTLSQDFSIDSFVTTLTRLTNLRVVSLVSMGIWGPLPDKIHRLYSLEVLDLSSNFLYGSIPPKIAAMVKLQSLTLDGNFFNDTVPDWLDSFSNLTMLSLKNNHLNGPFPPSIGRIRTLTDLAMSHNHISGGLPDLSSLTSLKVLDLRENRLDSALPLMPKGLITVLLSRNSFSSEIPQQFGELNQLQRLDLSFNFLRGKLPAALFSLPNISYFNLASNMLSGSLPGSLSCSGELGFVDISTNRLTGGLPLCLSSNSNKLFVKYDGNCLSVDPQHQHNESYCEEIGVKKMSGANRIGVLVGVIGGVAVVLLLLGLGFLVFYRRYRLRGKSEQHLLPKPVLENRSMGLSSEVLANARFISQAMKLGTQGSPLFRMFSLEELKEATNNFHESTYMGDGSIGKLYKGRLDNGSYVVIRCLAFFRRYPFQNLKLRLDLLSKLQHPHLVFLLGHCIDCPQDDSTINRVFLIYEYIPNGNLRSHLSDQDPENVLKWSERLAVLIGAAKAVHFLHMGVIPGFFNNRLKINNILLDEHRIAKLSDYGLSIITEEIDKREMRGDGHKSSFLESKSRSWQTTKLEDDVYSFGFILLETLIGSIVSEREEAFLLNEMASSFNSQDGRKRIVDPIVLMTSAQESLSIVISITNKCICSEPSARPSIEDVLWNLQYAAQVQATADGDQRSEVISQL